A genomic region of Antennarius striatus isolate MH-2024 chromosome 16, ASM4005453v1, whole genome shotgun sequence contains the following coding sequences:
- the rundc3aa gene encoding RUN domain-containing protein 3A, which yields MESGCIQTAMAMGLTSKKASARSVGVERKNLITVCRFSVKTLLEKYTAEPIDDSSEEFVNFAAILEHILSHRFKGSGSWFSSDGQRSFWEYIRLACSKVQNNCIASIENIEDISTSRAKGRAWIRVALMEKRLSEYLSTALRDTRTTRRFYDDGAIMLREEAAVLTGMLIGLSAIDFSFCLKGETLDGKSPPVIDYTPYLKFTQSYEYLSDEEDRRSVDSSNSEESVPEHPYIPLVTDEESWSNKCRKMEQRFKIVYAQKGYLEELVRLRESQLKNVETDNKCLRAKVEELMVQSQQEKKELEAVVLELQAQLSALMPCDSSHLAKDLSIPLVNQWSTIANNQGDVKLYRRRSFHSFEQLSAEISLNSDSQRTDGRQNGDAWTSTGKDNTPSMLGLCGSLASLPSSKSLASLKSSECLVNISTEPSPALSPS from the exons aTTCTCTGTCAAGACTCTCCTAGAAAAGTACACGGCAGAGCCGATAGACGATTCGTCCGAGGAGTTTGTCAACTTCGCTGCCATTTTAGAGCACATCCTCAGCCACCGCTTCAAAG GTTCGGGGAGCTGGTTCAGCTCTGACGGGCAGCGCAGCTTCTGGGAATACATCCGGCTGGCGTGCAGCAAGGTGCAGAACAACTGCATCGCCAGCATCGAGAACATCGAGGACATCAGCACGTCGCGAGCCAAG GGGCGGGCGTGGATTCGAGTGGCGCTGATGGAGAAACGTCTCTCTGAATACTTGTCCACTGCCCTGAGGGACACCAGAACAACCAG GAGGTTCTATGACGACGGAGCCATTATGCTGAGAGAGGAGGCCGCGGTTCTGACGGGCATGCTGATCGGACTGAGCGCCATCGACTTCAG TTTTTGCTTGAAGGGGGAAACTCTGGACGGGAAATCGCCGCCTGTGATCGACTACACGCCGTACCTGAAGTTCACCCAAag CTACGAGTACCTGAGCGACGAGGAGGACCGCCGCAGCGTGGACAGCAGCAACAGCGAGGAGAGCGTCCCGGAGCATCCCTACATCCCCCTGGTGACCGACGAGGAGAGCTGGAGCAACAAGTGTCGCAAGATGGAGCAGAGGTTTAAGATCGTCTACGCCCAGAAG GGTTACTTGGAGGAGCTGGTGCGCCTGCGGGAGTCGCAGCTGAAGAACGTGGAGACTGATAATAAGTGTCTGAGAGCTAAAGTGGAGGAGCTGATGGTCCAGAGCcagcaggagaagaaggagctggaggCCGTGGTCCTGGAGCTGCAGGCGCAACT TTCTGCGCTCATGCCTTGTGATTCCTCCCATCTGGCTAAGGATCTGTCCATCCCACTGGTCAACCAGTGGTCCACCATCGCAAACAACCAGGGTGACGTCAAGCTTTACCGCAG GAGGAGTTTCCACAGCTTTGAGCAACTTTCTGCTGAAATCAGTCTGAACTCGGACTCCCAGAGGACCGACGGGAGACAGAACGGAGACGCCTGGACTTCAACAG GAAAAGACAACACGCCTTCCATGCTGGGCCTGTGCGGCTCTCTGGCGTCGTTACCCAGCTCCAAGTCCCTGGCCAGCCTCAAGTCCAGCGAGTGTCTGGTCAACATCAGCACTGAACCCAGTCCCGCGCTGTCTCCGAGCTAG
- the zwi gene encoding zwilling — protein sequence MGNTSFTEGKTALTVGNTSIKRGKSKLAMGNSSITRGKSTTSLGSSTITSGKTKIALGGASFSRGSTTTSFRKAILPKRKTL from the coding sequence ATGGGGAACACCAGCTTCACCGAGGGGAAGACGGCCTTAACCGTGGGCAACACCAGCATAAAGAGGGGCAAGAGCAAGCTTGCCATGGGGAACTCCTCCATCACCAGGGGCAAGAGCACGACATCTCTCGGCTCCTCCACCATCACCAGCGGGAAGACCAAGATCGCACTGGGCGGCGCCTCCTTCAGCAGAGGTTCCACCACCACCTCTTTTCGGAAAGCTATCCTCCCCAAACGCAAGACGCTCTAG